A region from the Dinoroseobacter shibae DFL 12 = DSM 16493 genome encodes:
- a CDS encoding imelysin family protein, giving the protein MTRLPHLSTALALVLATPAFATEPAEVLDHYADMAVAKYEDSLITAQRLQAAVDALVSTPSAEALTAARAAWLAARVPYQQSEVYRFGNAIVDDWEGKVNAWPLDEGLIDYVDASYGGPTDENAFASLNVIASPTFTLSGAEVDATEITPALLEETLHEADGVEANVATGYHAIEFLLWGQDLNGHGAGPGDRPWTDYAPGDDCTNGNCDRRGAFLKAATDLLVSDLEWMVAQWADDGAARAELTADAEAGIAAILTGMGSLSYGETAGERMRLGVMLNDPEEEHSCFADNTHNDHFYNGIGIQNVYLGEYVRVDGTLVSGPALSDLVVAADPALDAEMQGKLAMAVMQLGRIKTAAEAGFAYDQMLEQGNAAGEALIMGGVNGLVDQTRSIERVIAVLNAEGIEIEGSDSLDNPSAVFE; this is encoded by the coding sequence ATGACACGACTGCCCCACCTTTCCACAGCGCTCGCGCTGGTGCTTGCGACGCCTGCCTTCGCCACAGAACCCGCAGAGGTTCTGGATCACTACGCGGACATGGCCGTGGCCAAGTACGAAGACAGCCTGATCACTGCACAGCGACTGCAAGCGGCGGTCGACGCCCTCGTTTCGACGCCTTCTGCCGAGGCTCTGACCGCTGCGCGTGCGGCGTGGCTTGCTGCGCGCGTCCCCTATCAACAGTCCGAGGTTTACCGGTTCGGAAACGCCATCGTCGATGATTGGGAAGGCAAGGTGAACGCCTGGCCGCTGGATGAGGGGCTGATCGACTATGTGGACGCCTCTTACGGCGGGCCGACCGACGAGAACGCGTTTGCCTCCCTCAATGTGATTGCAAGCCCGACTTTCACGCTGTCGGGCGCGGAGGTTGACGCGACCGAGATCACGCCGGCTCTTCTGGAAGAAACGCTGCACGAGGCGGACGGGGTCGAGGCAAACGTGGCCACCGGGTATCACGCCATCGAATTCCTGCTCTGGGGACAGGATCTGAACGGTCACGGTGCCGGGCCAGGCGACCGGCCCTGGACCGATTATGCTCCGGGGGACGATTGCACCAATGGCAACTGCGACCGACGCGGGGCGTTCCTGAAGGCGGCGACCGACCTTCTGGTATCCGATCTGGAATGGATGGTGGCACAATGGGCCGATGACGGGGCCGCGCGGGCTGAACTGACCGCCGATGCGGAGGCCGGGATCGCCGCGATCTTGACGGGCATGGGGTCGCTTTCATATGGCGAAACGGCGGGGGAGCGGATGCGGCTTGGCGTCATGCTGAACGATCCCGAAGAGGAACATTCCTGCTTTGCCGACAATACCCATAACGATCACTTCTATAACGGCATCGGCATCCAGAACGTCTATCTCGGAGAGTATGTCCGCGTCGATGGCACGCTGGTCTCGGGGCCGGCCCTGTCCGATCTGGTGGTGGCGGCCGATCCGGCACTCGATGCCGAGATGCAGGGCAAGCTGGCCATGGCCGTGATGCAATTGGGACGGATCAAGACCGCCGCCGAAGCCGGGTTTGCCTATGACCAGATGCTGGAGCAAGGCAATGCCGCGGGCGAGGCGTTGATCATGGGCGGGGTGAACGGACTCGTGGATCAGACAAGGTCGATCGAGCGGGTCATCGCCGTGTTGAATGCCGAAGGGATCGAGATCGAAGGCTCCGACAGCCTCGACAACCCGAGCGCTGTGTTCGAGTGA
- a CDS encoding FecCD family ABC transporter permease produces MPSLTVAGVAVLLLSISVAVSLGAVAVPLGTVWGIMADRILPGLLTPDWTTGQAAIVWEIRLPRALLAAMVGAGLALVGASLQSVTRNPLADPHLLGISSGAAFGAILALLHTGLFLGLLTVPLLAFAGALAATLLVLGVTSFAQATGADRLVLAGVAVSFIVMSCANILIFIGDPRATHTVVFWMLGGLGLAQWDQLLFPAVILVGCGLWFLANASRLNAMTIGDETASTLGIPIARFRLSVFVVGALLTGCMVAFSGIIGFVGLMIPHIVRMLVGGDYARVLPASALVGAIFLVWADIAARTVMAPEDIPIGIVTGLIGGAFFVWLLRRRA; encoded by the coding sequence ATGCCGTCGCTGACGGTGGCGGGGGTTGCGGTGCTGCTGCTCTCGATCTCCGTCGCGGTCAGCTTGGGCGCGGTCGCCGTGCCGCTTGGCACGGTTTGGGGCATCATGGCGGATCGGATTTTGCCGGGGCTGCTGACGCCCGACTGGACAACCGGACAGGCTGCAATCGTCTGGGAGATCCGCCTTCCGCGTGCGCTTCTCGCGGCAATGGTAGGGGCGGGGCTGGCGCTGGTCGGGGCCAGCCTGCAATCGGTCACCCGCAACCCGCTGGCGGACCCGCATCTGCTCGGCATTTCGTCAGGTGCGGCATTCGGAGCGATCCTTGCGCTGTTGCACACCGGGCTGTTCCTCGGCCTGCTGACCGTTCCGCTCTTGGCCTTTGCGGGGGCGTTGGCCGCCACGCTGCTTGTCCTTGGCGTGACCAGCTTCGCGCAGGCGACGGGTGCCGACCGACTCGTTCTGGCGGGCGTGGCCGTGTCCTTCATCGTCATGTCCTGCGCGAATATCCTGATCTTCATTGGCGACCCGCGCGCGACCCATACTGTCGTTTTCTGGATGCTTGGCGGTCTCGGCCTTGCGCAGTGGGACCAGCTGCTCTTTCCGGCGGTGATCCTTGTCGGTTGCGGGCTCTGGTTTCTCGCGAATGCCAGTCGGCTCAATGCCATGACGATTGGCGACGAGACGGCTTCGACCCTTGGCATACCCATCGCCCGCTTTCGACTGTCGGTTTTTGTCGTGGGCGCGCTGCTGACGGGGTGCATGGTCGCCTTCTCGGGCATCATCGGCTTCGTCGGACTGATGATCCCACATATCGTCCGGATGCTGGTCGGTGGCGATTACGCCCGCGTGCTGCCAGCTTCCGCGCTCGTCGGCGCGATCTTTCTTGTTTGGGCCGACATCGCGGCCCGCACCGTAATGGCGCCTGAGGACATACCCATTGGAATCGTCACCGGTCTGATCGGAGGCGCGTTCTTTGTCTGGCTACTGCGCCGGCGGGCATGA